One genomic window of Micromonospora sp. WMMD1128 includes the following:
- a CDS encoding aminotransferase class I/II-fold pyridoxal phosphate-dependent enzyme produces MTGFGTAAVHGDDGLVPGGAVAPPIVQSATFSAESDERFTEIATETRGSAFYTRYGNPNHAQVAAVVAALEGAETGLVTASGMGAISTVALALLAAGDHMVVQRSTYGGTTSLATGLLARFGVACTQVDQTDADAFTRALRPETRLVLVETPSNPLLELTDLAAVVGTAHAAGALVVVDNTFATPVNQRPLAAGADLVWHSGTKFLGGHSDVSAGVVVGGAELVERVWRTAIVTGATLGPVDAWLLLRGLRTLSLRVERHNANALALAEALEGHPAVARVRYPGLPSHPQHALARRQMTGFGGVLGVELAAGRDGAAALLAGLRLAKRAASLGSVSTLVVHPRSMWAGIVDADQLAAAGIGAGLVRVSTGIEDTADLVADFRTALEEVPA; encoded by the coding sequence ATGACCGGGTTCGGCACCGCCGCGGTGCACGGCGACGACGGCCTGGTCCCCGGCGGGGCGGTCGCGCCGCCGATCGTGCAGAGCGCCACGTTCAGCGCCGAGTCCGACGAGCGGTTCACCGAGATCGCCACCGAGACGCGGGGCAGCGCGTTCTACACCAGGTACGGCAACCCGAACCACGCGCAGGTGGCCGCCGTGGTCGCCGCGCTTGAGGGCGCGGAGACCGGGCTGGTCACCGCTTCCGGGATGGGCGCGATCAGCACGGTCGCGCTGGCCCTGCTCGCCGCCGGCGACCACATGGTGGTGCAGCGCAGCACGTACGGCGGCACCACCTCGCTGGCCACCGGGCTGCTGGCGCGCTTCGGTGTCGCCTGCACCCAGGTCGACCAGACCGACGCGGACGCGTTCACCCGGGCGCTGCGGCCGGAGACCCGGCTGGTGCTCGTGGAGACGCCGAGCAACCCGCTGCTGGAGCTGACCGACCTGGCCGCCGTCGTCGGGACGGCGCACGCGGCCGGCGCGCTCGTGGTGGTGGACAACACGTTCGCCACGCCGGTCAACCAGCGCCCGCTCGCCGCCGGCGCGGACCTGGTCTGGCACAGCGGCACGAAGTTCCTCGGCGGGCACTCCGACGTGTCCGCCGGGGTGGTGGTGGGCGGCGCGGAGCTTGTCGAACGGGTGTGGCGGACGGCGATCGTCACCGGCGCCACGCTCGGCCCGGTGGACGCCTGGCTGCTGCTGCGCGGCCTGCGGACGCTGTCGCTGCGGGTGGAGCGGCACAACGCCAACGCGCTGGCCCTGGCCGAGGCGCTGGAGGGCCATCCGGCGGTGGCCCGGGTCCGCTATCCCGGGCTGCCCTCGCACCCGCAGCACGCGCTGGCCCGCCGGCAGATGACCGGGTTCGGTGGGGTGCTCGGCGTCGAGCTGGCCGCCGGCCGCGACGGCGCGGCGGCGCTGCTGGCCGGGCTGCGGCTGGCCAAGCGGGCGGCCAGCCTCGGCAGCGTCAGCACGCTTGTGGTGCACCCGCGCTCGATGTGGGCCGGGATCGTGGACGCCGACCAGCTCGCCGCCGCCGGGATCGGCGCGGGCCTGGTGCGCGTCTCCACCGGTATCGAGGACACCGCCGACCTGGTGGCCGACTTCCGGACCGCGTTGGAGGAGGTGCCGGCCTGA